TTGACCCTCTGACTGACCGCGTCAGCATTGTCTGCGCGGGTACATCCGGGGTGTTGTTTGCCGTTGAACGGCTACGTTATGCCCAAGCGGGTTTCTGGCTGGCCAAGGTGGCGGGGCGCGAAGCGCTGCGTCACGGGCGCTTGCTCAACGACTGACCACCTGTTTTTGTGAGAACCGACCGCATGTACAAACTTGAAGTCCAAGACCTGCATAAACGCTATGGCAGTCATGAAGTGCTCAAAGGCGTGTCCCTGGCCGCCGCGGCCGGTGATGTGATCAGCATCATCGGTTCCAGTGGTTCGGGCAAAAGTACCTTTTTGCGCTGCATCAACCTGCTGGAGCAACCCCACGCCGGCAAGATTTTGCTCAATAACGAAGAGCTGAAACTGGTGGCCAACAAGGACGGCGCCATGAAGGCCGCCGACCCGAAACAACTGCAGCGCATGCGTTCGCGGCTGTCGATGGTGTTCCAGCATTTCAACCTGTGGTCGCACATGACCGCGCTGGAAAACGTGATGGAAGCGCCGGTGCATGTGTTGGGCATGTCGAAAAAAGACGCGCGTGAAAAGGCCGAGCACTACCTGGCCAAAGTCGGCGTGGGCCATCGTAAGGATGCGTTCCCCGGCCACATGTCCGGCGGCGAACAGCAGCGCGTGGCCATCGCCCGCGCCCTGGCGATGGAGCCGGAGGTGATGCTGTTCGATGAACCCACCTCGGCCCTCGACCCGGAACTGGTCGGCGAAGTACTCAAGGTGATGCAGGACCTGGCCCAGGAAGGCCGCACCATGGTGGTGGTGACCCACGAAATGGGCTTTGCCCGTGAAGTCTCCAACCAGTTGGTGTTTTTGCACAAAGGCATCGTTGAAGAACGTGGCAACCCGCGCGAAGTGCTGGTGAACCCGCAGTCCGAGCGGTTGCAGCAGTTCCTTTCGGGTAGCCTGAAATAATCAAGACTGCTTTTGTGCACTCAAATAGTGCATATTTCGCAGCCTTGAGGTCGCCTCGTTCCCTGTGGGAGCTGGCTTGCCTGCGATAGCGGTGTATCAGTTAAAGATGTGCCAACTGACCCACCGCTATCGCAGGCAAGCCAGCTCCCACATTGGATCTCCATTTGTTTTGAGATTTGTGTTGGTTTACCGGCTAGCATTGGCCCTTGTCTTCATTACTGTTACTCGCTTCGGATAGCACTCCATGACCGCCCATAAAATTGGTTTCCTGATTTGGCCCAGCACAAAAGCACTCACGCTTGCGCTGGCTGAGGAGGCCTTGCGCGTTGCTCAGCGGGTGCATCCGGACGTGGTGTACGAACTGTCGTTCTTGCAGGCCGAACCGCGCACCGAAGGGGCCTGGCAATTACCGGGCGAGCCTTGGGCCGGCAAGCTTGAAGGCTTCCAGAAACTGTTCCTGCTGGCGGACGAACCGCCGACCGTGATCGCCTCTCAGCTCAGCACCGCGCTCAAGCAGCTTGTTCGGGCCGGGTGTGTGATTGGTGGCTTGTCGGCGGGCGTGTACCCACTGGCCCAGTTGGGTTTGCTCGACGGCTACCGCGCCGCCGTGCATTGGCGCTGGCAGGATGACTTCGCCGAGCGTTTCCCCAAGGTGATCGCCACCAGCCATTTGTTCGACTGGGACCGCGACCGCCTGACCGCCTGCGGCGGCATGTCGGTGCTCGACCTGTTGCTGGCCGTGTTGGCCCGTGACCACGGCGCCGAACTGGCCGGTGCGGTCTCCGAGGAACTGGTGGTGGAGCGCATCCGCGAAGGCGGCGAGCGTCAGCGTATTCCGCTGCAAAACCGCCTGGGTTCCAGCCATCCGAAGCTGACCCAGGCGGTGTTGCTGATGGAAGCCAATATCGAAGAGCCGCTGACCACCGACGAAATTGCCCAGCATGTGTGCGTGTCGCGACGACAACTCGAGCGGATCTTCAAGCAGTACCTCAATCGCGTCCCCAGCCAGTACTACCTGGAATTGCGCCTGAACAAGGCCCGCCAGATGCTTATGCAAACCAGCAAGTCGATCATCCAGATCGGCCTGTCGTGCGGCTTCTCCTCGGGGCCGCACTTCTCCAGCGCCTACCGCAACTTCTTTGGCGCCACCCCGCGTGAAGACCGTAACCAGCGGCGCAGCAGCAGCCCGTTTGAATTGTCGTCGGTGCCGTCTGAGCGCGGTTGAGCGCCCTGTTACTGTTCCGACTCGTCCTCCGACGTGTCGGTTGAGTTGGTTGGGTTCAACTGCGCGCGCTGCCTGACTTCAGGGATTTCAAAGTCCACAGCGTGGCGATGGTAATAGGGCACCAGCAGCGTGATGGTCTCCGGCGAGAAGGTGTTGCCGCTGAGAACGAAGCCGTCGGCTCTGCCTGGCTCCACTTCCAGTATGTCGGTGGGTAACTCGGTGATCTGGTTGTCGCGCAAATCCAGTTGACTGAGCAATGGCAGATTGAATGTTCCGTTGGGCACCTCTGTAAGGCCCGCGCCTTCGATGATCAGGCTGGTTAACCCGGTCATCTTGCTGACGTCCGGCGTCAGCCCCAATGGATTGCCACTCAGGTCCAGGTATTCAAGATTGTGCAGGTCGCTAAGGGCGGCTGCGCTGGTGGCCGTCAGCTGTACACGGCTACGGGAGATGATCAGTGTCTTGAGCTGCGTCAGCTTGAACACCCCCGCAGGGATGTCTGGCAGGGCATAACTGCGGATATGCAGGGTTTCCAGGTTGGGGAAGCGCTCAAGAAAACCCTGCGGGATCGAGGTTGTTTGCTCTCCCGCCAGTTCCATCTTCGACACATGTTTGAAATTGATATTCAGTGCCGGTAAATCGCCGAGCAGCGGCAGTTTCAGCTTTATTTCATGGGTGCTTGTCGGTGGCTCCTGGCTTGAGTCCAGTCGTGTTTCCCCGCGCCAGCCGGCTTCCAGTACAGCCTTGGCCTGGCGTCGAAGGATTTGTTGCTGTGCGCGGACCCCTTCGTCTATAGGGGTGTTGATGAACGGATACCGTTCGGGTACATCCAGCACCCATTCTCCCAAGTCTGCTTGCAGGCGCTCGTAGTCGGCCTTATCAGCTTTGAGGCGTTCGAGTATTGCCATTGAGTTATTCAGGCTACCGGGCAACCTGAAGATCAAGTTATTCGCCTGATTGGCGCTGTAGGTGGGGTAAAGCTCTTGAACCAGGCGGCGCTCGGCCGGGTTGGCGTCTGCGCCGAAGTGTTCGCCGGTCCTTTGGCAATAGGTTTTGATCTTTTCCAGCGTGACGCGTGAGAGCGGGTTGCCCGACAAGTTAAAGGCTCTGGCTTTTTCGGCAGGCAGGTTAAACAGGTCTTCAGGCAACCTGCTCAAGTAGTTATTGCTGAGGTTGGCGCTCGTCAGTTGAAGGCGAGTCAGCAGGTGTTCGGGGAACAGCGAAATATACGTGTGGCTCAGGTTCAGTGTCTGCAACTCGGGCATTTGCCCAAGGTTGGGGGACAGTGACAGTTGACGGTTGTTGGAGAGGTCCAGGTTTTTAAGCCGGGTCATCAGGGCAAGCTGGGCACGGCTTTGCATGGTCAGGTTGATGTTGCAATTACGCAGCGTCAGGCTGTTGAGATGGGGCAGCGCCATTACCTCAGGGGGGAGGGTGTTGAGTGCTATATCGTTGATCGCCAGTGTGCGCAGATTAGGGAAGCGAGCCACGAAGGCAGGCGCACCGCGAGTGGTGGGGTAGCCCCTCAATCCCAGGTTGGAGATGTGGTCGAAGTTGGCACTCAGTACCGGGAGTTCGCCGTGTGTGGGTGCGGTGAGGTGTAATTGGCGGCCGGTGGCAAATTCTGTGTCCTGCGGGGTTTCATGACGCCAGGCACGGACCAGTTGGTGGGTCCAGATCCAGCGATGAAGCCGCTCTTCGGCCACCGTCGAGGAAAACAGCGGTACTTGGGGGTTGAGGAAGACTTCGGAGAGGTTGGAGCGCCAGCTTGCCAGGACGGTTTCCAGCTGTGAGAACTCGCTCTTGAGGTATTGAAGCGTCAGTAAGGGCGAGCCCGCAAAGGTGTGTAGCGCGGACAGTAGATAGGTCGTTTGCTCCTGGTTGAGGCTGGGGTATAGCTCGCGCAGTAATTGAGCCTCAAGGTTATGGTTTGGCGCTACGGCGCCGTAGCCCTCCATGCCGCCGGGCAGGCGCATCAGCCTGGGGTCGTAAGTGGGCTTGCGCACCGGGTCGGTCGCCAGCAGCTCACCCAGTGGCTCACGGCCCAGGGCGTATTGACGCAGGGCATTTTGCAGCAGTGGGCCTTGCCCGATTTGCATGCCCAGTTCATCGCGCTGCGTATCGGGCAAGGCTTGGATAACGGCGGTATACAGGTCGGTTTCACCGAACAGGGTGCCCTTGCCGTCTTCAGGGATGTATTGGCCCTCGATCGTACGCACGAGAGTGCGTTGGATTGATCCCTCGGAAGGCCCGACGGCGTCTCGTAAGGTGCCGGTGCGGCGAAAATTGCGTACTTCCAGGCGTACCAGGGGAGACCAGCCCGGCAGGTTTTCCAGGGAATGCAGGGCGAGGCGCTGCGTATCGCCACTTTCCAGGGCTTCCATATACAGGCCTTCATATGCGCGGCTGATTCTGACCTCATGGGCGGCCCAGCGTGCGAGGTCTCTCAGGCGCTGAGGCAGGATGCCTTGATCCATCTCCAGCAGCTCCTGGCCCGTGGCGCCGAATAGCACCTCTTGCGCAACACTGATGGGCAGGCCGGGTGCGCTGTCGATGATTTTTTGCACGCGCGGGTCGCGGGTTGTCTCCAGCCCTCGATAGCGTGAGTCAAACATGCCGGCTTGACGGTTCCGGGCTTGGCGTGCCAACCGTTTACGCAATGTTGCCGCGCGCACGTGCAGTTGCGCGGCAGGCGTACCGAAGGGTTCTTCAAGCAGGGTTTTGCGCTCTGATTCGTTCAGGGTTTCCAGCAGGGTTTTCAGCAAGTCGCCATTTTTCATCTGGGCCTCATGTATCTGGGCCACTGCCGCGTCTTCCCGGCCCCGGTGCTCCCAGACGGTTTCACCTTTGGCGTTGAGAAAGCGCAAGGTCTTGGTTTCTGGCCACAGGCTGGTCTGGCTCAGCAGCCACAGTTGGGTTTGGGTATCGGCTTTTTGATATTGCTGTGGATCATCGCTGTTCATCTGGTCGATGAAATCCTGGAGATGCTGGTCGATGGCGACGCGCTTGAGGGTGTCGGCCAGCAGCCCCGGCGCAGGTTGACGATCCATGTACAGCTTGCGCAAAGCCCCATCGTCGCTGCCGCTGATGCGATGGGCCCATTCCAGGCGGGCCTCAGTGAGTTCGTCGGCCGGTGCACCGAGCCGACGCAGCAAGGTGTTGCGATCCCATGTCAGCGGGCGATCGGTGGGCATCAGCCAGGCGCCCTTGCCATTACCGCTGATCCGCGGGCGGTAGGCGTGTGTGCGGCCGGGGTGGCCAAGGTAGGTGCTGCCTGCTTCCTGCTGAATGGAAAAGTGTTGCCCATTAAGCGCGAGGATCTGTTTGTCGGTGTGCGCATGCAGCCCCTCGTCACTGGGGCGTGACTCAGGCGGCAGTTGAATGTCATGGGCATAGGGCGCCAGGTCGGCGGGCCACAGGCGAGTTTTGTCGCCGTCGGTAACGGGGGTGAGGGAGTCAAAAAAATCCCATAGTTTTTTCGGCAGCGCCTGTCGCAACAAGCCTTGAGCAATGGGGGCGCCGACCGCGAACAGGCCCAATTGCACCATTTGTTCTGTGATTGACATCAAGTGCTCAAGGGCCTCGCGTTTGAGGCCTTCGGCCCAGTCAATGATGCCTTCAAACACTTCGTCGAGCAGTTGATAAGCGCTGTAGCCCAGCATCAGCGCGCCCAGCGGCGGCACGAAAGGGGTCACGATAAAGGCGGCGATTTCGAGAATGGCTTTGCCGACCTTCTGCACGATGTCCCAACGCTGCCAGCGAGCCTTGCTGTCGGCGTCGGCGGTGGGGACGGCGAGGGCTCGCGCATCATTGAGTAGCTTGTTGAGTTTGCTCTGATACAGGTGTTCGAACAGCTCGCCAGGGATTTTTGTCGCGTAAAACTGCAGGTTGGGCTTCGCCACGGGCTCTTTATGCCAGGTGGGACGCGGGTCGCCTGGCTGCGGCGGGTGCCAGACAATGTGGGACAGGCGGTTGTTAAGGTCGGCGAAAAAGTAGCCGCGGTGTTCCTGATTGACGAAACGGCTGAAAAACGCCTGATAGTCGGGGCCGCGTAGCTTGTCGGCGAGGTCGCGCATGAACGCAGTGCCGTTGGCGTAGTACTTGAGAGGTGCCTGTGGGTCGCCGGGAATGTACGCCACCACGGGCACGGCAGTCTGGTGCGACTCAAGGTCGGCGGCGAACAGCACCACGCCTGTCAGCGGCGCGCCCATCAGGCTCAAATCGTGGTTGAGCAGGGTCTTGCCTTGCAACGTCAGGCCGCGATGGCCGGAGAGGTGCGCCCGGAGTGTGCGCAGCGTCGATTCGCTCGCGTCTTTTTTCAGGCGCGCCATCTGCACGCAGGTAAGCGCCTCGGCTTTGAGATTGGCGATCACCTTGCTGCGCAGCGATGCCTGGAGCGTGGCATTTTGGAAGCCGAAAAAGCCTTTGAGGTAGCGTTGGTACTGCGCGCCGATGTCCAGCTCACGGCACAGTCCGACAAATTGCACGATGCTGATTTTATCGGTCACGGCGGGCAGGGTGTCGAACTGACCGGTGGCCGCCGGTTGGGTGATGAAGGTGGAGTCGTCGGTGTAGGCGGCTGGTTGGCCTTCGGTTGCGTCGAAATTGTGCAGCGCCGCGTCCACCAGCGACACTGTCCATGCCTTGACCCCACCGGTTTCTATGGGGAACAGCGGTATCGTCAGGGGGGCGTAGAGGCGCAAAAACGTCGTGCTGACATCGCGCTCAATACCAAACCGCGCCTTGAGAGCCTGTTGCAGCAGGGGCGCGGCGAAAGCCTGAGGCGATTCAAGTGCAGCCAGGGCACTGTCGAGCTGGTTTTGCGTGGTCCAATGGTGGTCCATGGCCTGTTTGAGCGGCATGTGTTGCTGGCGATTGGCGTCGGCCAGCCAGTCGGCGAAGTGCAGTCGGGTGGTTTTCAAGGCGTCGCGCCGGGCACTCGAGGCCTCGCCCAGCCAGGGTGGAAGGCGGCTGTGGGCGCTAATGGGCACGCGGCGAGCAGCGTTTTCAAGGTGTAGGGTGAGTGTTGTTTGAGTCGGATTGGGCATGTGGCTGATTCTTCAGTGAGTTGCGGCACCGACATCACAGCAAGCCTGATGGACGTGAGGGAGGCAGATAGTTAATGCAATTGGCGAAAATCAACCGGCAACGCCCCTGCCTCTGAAACGATGCAGCGTTTAAACTGCGCCATTGCGACGCTATTTGTCGCATTGGCGTAAACCCGCCAAAAACGCGGGTTGGCGCTATAAGAAGTTGTCGCTTGGCGACAAGGCCGCACTGAAAACTGTCCTTACAATCCCTGCATCGCCCGCCAGTTCCAGGCAGGCGTTCCTCTTCAGGAGACTCCGATGTCCGTTGAGCAAGCCCCGGTGCAACGTGCCGATTTCGACCAGGTGATGGTGCCCAACTACGCACCTGCCGCCTTTATCCCCGTGCGTGGCGCAGGTTCGCGCGTCTGGGACCAGGCCGGTCGCGAGCTGATCGACTTTGCCGGCGGCATCGCGGTCAATGTATTGGGCCACGCCCACCCGGCGCTGGTCGGAGCACTGACCGAACAGGCCAACAAGCTGTGGCACGTCTCCAACGTGTTCACCAATGAGCCGGCCCTGCGCCTGGCCCATAAGCTGATCGACGCTACCTTTGCCGAGCGCGTGTTCTTCTGCAACTCCGGCGCCGAAGCCAACGAGGCCGCCTTCAAGCTGGCCCGTCGCGTGGCGTTCGACCGTTTCGGCACCGAGAAGTACGAGATTATTGCTGCGCTGAACAGCTTCCACGGCCGCACCCTGTTCACCGTCAACGTCGGTGGCCAGTCCAAGTACTCCGATGGTTTCGGGCCTAAAATCACCGGCATCACCCACGTGCCTTATAACGACCTGGACGCGCTCAAAGCGGCCGTGTCGGACAAGACCTGCGCTGTGGTGCTGGAGCCGATCCAGGGCGAAGGCGGCGTATTGCCGGCCGAGCTGGCTTACCTGCAAGGTGCCCGCGAACTGTGCGACGCCAATAACGCGCTGCTGGTGTTCGACGAAGTGCAAACCGGCATGGGCCGCAGCGGCCACCTGTTCGCCTACCAGCATTACGGCGTGACGCCAGACATCCTCACCAGCGCCAAGAGCCTGGGCGGTGGTTTCCCGATCGCAGCCATGCTGACCCGTGAAGACCTGGCCAAGCACCTGGTGGTCGGCACCCACGGCACCACTTACGGCGGCAACCCGCTGGCGTGTGCGGTGGCGGAAGCGGTGATCGACGTGATCAACACCCCAGAAGTGCTGGCCGGCGTAAACGCCAAGCACGACCTGTTCAAGGCGCGCCTGGAGCAGATCGGCAAGCAATACGGCATCTTCACCGAAGTGCGCGGCATGGGCCTGCTGATCGGTTGCGTGCTGAGCGACGCGTTCAAAGGCCGAGCCAAGGACGTGTTCAACGCGGCCGAAAAAGAAAACCTGATGATCCTGCAAGCCGGCCCCGACGTGGTGCGTTTCGCGCCGAGTCTGGTGGTGGAAGACGCGGATATCAACGAAGGCCTGGACCGCTTCGAACGTGCTGTGAAGACGCTGACGCAAGCTTGATGGGCCGTTCGGTGCTCAGGTAATTGAGCATCGAACCCAATTTTTTGTGCCGGGCCCCTTAATTGGAGCTGTGAAGATTCAATGTGGGAGCGGGCTTGCTCGCGAAGGCGGTGGTTCAGTCACCTTAAATGCTGAATGACATACCGCTTTCGCGAGCAAGCCCGCTCCCACACTTGACCTCACTGTTTTCAAGACCGTGCCCGGCATTTTTCCCTCTGTGAGTTTTTCGAGTTAAGGAGTGACACCATGCTGGTGATGCGCCCCGCGCAAATGGCTGATCTGGGCGAGGTACAGCGTCTGGCTGCGGACAGCCCGATTGGTGTCACCTCCTTGCCGGACGATGTGGAACGCCTGAGCGACAAGATCGCCGCCAGCGAAGCGTCCTTCGCGGCCGAGGTGAGTTTCAACGGTGAAGAAAGCTATTTCTTCGTGCTCGAAGACACCGAGACCGGCAAGCTTGCCGGCTGCTCGGCCATTGTCGCCTCGGCCGGTTACTCGGAGCCGTTCTACAGCTTTCGTAACGAGACCTTCGTGCATGCTTCCCGCGAGCTGAAGATCCACAACAAGATCCACGTGCTTTCCCAGTGCCACGACCTCACCGGCAACAGCCTGCTCACCAGTTTTTATGTGCAGCCTGCGCTGGTCGGTTCGCCGTGGTCGGAACTCAATTCCCGTGGCCGCCTGCTGTTCGTCGCCAGCCACCCCGAGCGCTTTGCCGACTCGGTGGTGACCGAAATTGTCGGCTACAGCGATGAGAACGGTGACTCGCCGTTCTGGGACGCCATCGGTCGCAACTTCTTCGACCTCAACTACGCCGCCGCCGAGCGCCTGTGCGGGCTCAAAAGCCGCACCTTCCTCGCCGAGTTGATGCCGCACTACCCGATCTACGTGCCGCTGTTGCCGGACGAAGCCCAGGAAGCCATGGGCCAGGTGCACCCGCGTGCGCAGATCACCTTCGACATCCTCATGCGCGAAGGCTTCGAGACCGACCATTACATCGACATCTTCGACGGTGGCCCAACGTTGCACGCGCGGGTTTCGGGCATTCGCTCGATCGCCCAGAGCCGTGTGGTGCCGGTAAAAATCGGCGAGATGGTCAAGGGTGTCGGGCGCCAGTACCTGGTGAGCAACGCGCAGTTGCAGGATTACCGCGCGGTGATGCTGGAACTGGACTACGCGCCCGGCAAGCCCGTGACCCTGGACCTGGAAGCGGCCGAAGCCCTGGGCGTCGGTGAAGGCGCGAGTGTGCGCCTGGTAGCGGTTTAAAAAGAGAGTTTCGCGGGTGGCTGCAAAGCGGCCCGTCTGAGGAGATAGCATGATCGTTCGTCCCGTACGCAGCAGCGATTTACCGGCCCTGATTGATCTGGCGCGCAGCACCGGCACCGGCCTCACCACCTTGCCGGCCAACGAAGAACGCCTGACCCACCGGGTTGGCTGGGCGGAAAAAACCTTCCGTGGCGAAGCCGGGCGTGGCGATGCCGACTACCTGTTCGTGCTGGAAAACGACGAAGGCCGCGTGGTGGGCATTTCTGCCATCGCCGGTGCCGTCGGCCTGCGTGAGCCTTGGTACAACTTCCGGGTGGGCCTCACAGTCAGCGCTTCCCAGGAACTGAACATCTACCGCGAGATTCCGACGCTGTTTTTGGCCAACGACCTCACCGGCAATTCCGAATTGTGCTCGTTGTTCCTGCACGCCGATTACCGCAACGGCCTTAACGGCCGCATGCTGGCCAAGGCGCGAATGCTGTTTATCGCCGAGTTCCCGCAGCTGTTTGGTAACAAGATCATTGCCGAGATGCGTGGCGTGTCCAACGAGGCCGGGCGCTCGCCTTTCTGGGAAAGCCTGGGCCGGCACTTTTTCAAGATGGAGTTCAGCCAGGCCGACTACCTCACCGGCGTGGGCAATAAGGCGTTTATCGCTGAGCTGATGCCCAAGTTTCCTCTGTACAGCTGCTTCTTGTCTGAAGACGCGCGCAATGTGATCGGCAAGGTTCACCCCGACACCGAGCCGGCGCTGAGCATGCTCAAGAGTGAAGGCTTCAGCTACCAGGGCTACGTCGATATCTTCGACGCCGGCCCGGCGGTGGAATGTGAAACCAGCAAAATCCGTGCGGTGCGTGACAGCCAGTCGCTGGTGTTGGCCATCGGCACGCCGGGGGACGACGCTACGCCGTTCCTGATCCATAACCGCAAGCGCGAAGAGTGCCGCATTACAGCTGCTCCGGCCCGGCTGGCGGCAGGCACCTTGGTGGTCGATCCGCAAACCGCCAAGCGCCTGCAACTGGTGGTGGGTGATCAAGTGCGCG
The window above is part of the Pseudomonas sp. KBS0710 genome. Proteins encoded here:
- a CDS encoding leucine-rich repeat domain-containing protein codes for the protein MKTTRLHFADWLADANRQQHMPLKQAMDHHWTTQNQLDSALAALESPQAFAAPLLQQALKARFGIERDVSTTFLRLYAPLTIPLFPIETGGVKAWTVSLVDAALHNFDATEGQPAAYTDDSTFITQPAATGQFDTLPAVTDKISIVQFVGLCRELDIGAQYQRYLKGFFGFQNATLQASLRSKVIANLKAEALTCVQMARLKKDASESTLRTLRAHLSGHRGLTLQGKTLLNHDLSLMGAPLTGVVLFAADLESHQTAVPVVAYIPGDPQAPLKYYANGTAFMRDLADKLRGPDYQAFFSRFVNQEHRGYFFADLNNRLSHIVWHPPQPGDPRPTWHKEPVAKPNLQFYATKIPGELFEHLYQSKLNKLLNDARALAVPTADADSKARWQRWDIVQKVGKAILEIAAFIVTPFVPPLGALMLGYSAYQLLDEVFEGIIDWAEGLKREALEHLMSITEQMVQLGLFAVGAPIAQGLLRQALPKKLWDFFDSLTPVTDGDKTRLWPADLAPYAHDIQLPPESRPSDEGLHAHTDKQILALNGQHFSIQQEAGSTYLGHPGRTHAYRPRISGNGKGAWLMPTDRPLTWDRNTLLRRLGAPADELTEARLEWAHRISGSDDGALRKLYMDRQPAPGLLADTLKRVAIDQHLQDFIDQMNSDDPQQYQKADTQTQLWLLSQTSLWPETKTLRFLNAKGETVWEHRGREDAAVAQIHEAQMKNGDLLKTLLETLNESERKTLLEEPFGTPAAQLHVRAATLRKRLARQARNRQAGMFDSRYRGLETTRDPRVQKIIDSAPGLPISVAQEVLFGATGQELLEMDQGILPQRLRDLARWAAHEVRISRAYEGLYMEALESGDTQRLALHSLENLPGWSPLVRLEVRNFRRTGTLRDAVGPSEGSIQRTLVRTIEGQYIPEDGKGTLFGETDLYTAVIQALPDTQRDELGMQIGQGPLLQNALRQYALGREPLGELLATDPVRKPTYDPRLMRLPGGMEGYGAVAPNHNLEAQLLRELYPSLNQEQTTYLLSALHTFAGSPLLTLQYLKSEFSQLETVLASWRSNLSEVFLNPQVPLFSSTVAEERLHRWIWTHQLVRAWRHETPQDTEFATGRQLHLTAPTHGELPVLSANFDHISNLGLRGYPTTRGAPAFVARFPNLRTLAINDIALNTLPPEVMALPHLNSLTLRNCNINLTMQSRAQLALMTRLKNLDLSNNRQLSLSPNLGQMPELQTLNLSHTYISLFPEHLLTRLQLTSANLSNNYLSRLPEDLFNLPAEKARAFNLSGNPLSRVTLEKIKTYCQRTGEHFGADANPAERRLVQELYPTYSANQANNLIFRLPGSLNNSMAILERLKADKADYERLQADLGEWVLDVPERYPFINTPIDEGVRAQQQILRRQAKAVLEAGWRGETRLDSSQEPPTSTHEIKLKLPLLGDLPALNINFKHVSKMELAGEQTTSIPQGFLERFPNLETLHIRSYALPDIPAGVFKLTQLKTLIISRSRVQLTATSAAALSDLHNLEYLDLSGNPLGLTPDVSKMTGLTSLIIEGAGLTEVPNGTFNLPLLSQLDLRDNQITELPTDILEVEPGRADGFVLSGNTFSPETITLLVPYYHRHAVDFEIPEVRQRAQLNPTNSTDTSEDESEQ
- the aruF gene encoding arginine/ornithine succinyltransferase subunit alpha; translation: MLVMRPAQMADLGEVQRLAADSPIGVTSLPDDVERLSDKIAASEASFAAEVSFNGEESYFFVLEDTETGKLAGCSAIVASAGYSEPFYSFRNETFVHASRELKIHNKIHVLSQCHDLTGNSLLTSFYVQPALVGSPWSELNSRGRLLFVASHPERFADSVVTEIVGYSDENGDSPFWDAIGRNFFDLNYAAAERLCGLKSRTFLAELMPHYPIYVPLLPDEAQEAMGQVHPRAQITFDILMREGFETDHYIDIFDGGPTLHARVSGIRSIAQSRVVPVKIGEMVKGVGRQYLVSNAQLQDYRAVMLELDYAPGKPVTLDLEAAEALGVGEGASVRLVAV
- a CDS encoding GlxA family transcriptional regulator, which codes for MTAHKIGFLIWPSTKALTLALAEEALRVAQRVHPDVVYELSFLQAEPRTEGAWQLPGEPWAGKLEGFQKLFLLADEPPTVIASQLSTALKQLVRAGCVIGGLSAGVYPLAQLGLLDGYRAAVHWRWQDDFAERFPKVIATSHLFDWDRDRLTACGGMSVLDLLLAVLARDHGAELAGAVSEELVVERIREGGERQRIPLQNRLGSSHPKLTQAVLLMEANIEEPLTTDEIAQHVCVSRRQLERIFKQYLNRVPSQYYLELRLNKARQMLMQTSKSIIQIGLSCGFSSGPHFSSAYRNFFGATPREDRNQRRSSSPFELSSVPSERG
- a CDS encoding aspartate aminotransferase family protein; protein product: MSVEQAPVQRADFDQVMVPNYAPAAFIPVRGAGSRVWDQAGRELIDFAGGIAVNVLGHAHPALVGALTEQANKLWHVSNVFTNEPALRLAHKLIDATFAERVFFCNSGAEANEAAFKLARRVAFDRFGTEKYEIIAALNSFHGRTLFTVNVGGQSKYSDGFGPKITGITHVPYNDLDALKAAVSDKTCAVVLEPIQGEGGVLPAELAYLQGARELCDANNALLVFDEVQTGMGRSGHLFAYQHYGVTPDILTSAKSLGGGFPIAAMLTREDLAKHLVVGTHGTTYGGNPLACAVAEAVIDVINTPEVLAGVNAKHDLFKARLEQIGKQYGIFTEVRGMGLLIGCVLSDAFKGRAKDVFNAAEKENLMILQAGPDVVRFAPSLVVEDADINEGLDRFERAVKTLTQA
- the astA gene encoding arginine N-succinyltransferase, producing MIVRPVRSSDLPALIDLARSTGTGLTTLPANEERLTHRVGWAEKTFRGEAGRGDADYLFVLENDEGRVVGISAIAGAVGLREPWYNFRVGLTVSASQELNIYREIPTLFLANDLTGNSELCSLFLHADYRNGLNGRMLAKARMLFIAEFPQLFGNKIIAEMRGVSNEAGRSPFWESLGRHFFKMEFSQADYLTGVGNKAFIAELMPKFPLYSCFLSEDARNVIGKVHPDTEPALSMLKSEGFSYQGYVDIFDAGPAVECETSKIRAVRDSQSLVLAIGTPGDDATPFLIHNRKREECRITAAPARLAAGTLVVDPQTAKRLQLVVGDQVRAVALSAARESK
- a CDS encoding ABC transporter ATP-binding protein, with the protein product MYKLEVQDLHKRYGSHEVLKGVSLAAAAGDVISIIGSSGSGKSTFLRCINLLEQPHAGKILLNNEELKLVANKDGAMKAADPKQLQRMRSRLSMVFQHFNLWSHMTALENVMEAPVHVLGMSKKDAREKAEHYLAKVGVGHRKDAFPGHMSGGEQQRVAIARALAMEPEVMLFDEPTSALDPELVGEVLKVMQDLAQEGRTMVVVTHEMGFAREVSNQLVFLHKGIVEERGNPREVLVNPQSERLQQFLSGSLK